The genomic stretch CGCAGAAAATGGTGGATTGGGACAGCGACTCTCTGGCCCTGGTACAGGTCGGCGATCAGGTGCGCTTTCGCGCCATAAGCCGGGACGAATTCCTCGAGCTGGGAGGCAACCTCGATGAGCTTTGAAGTCCTCGAACCCGGAATGCTCGCCCTTGTTCAGGATGCCGGCCGCCACGGCTACCAGCATATGGGCGTGACCACCGGCGGCCCCATGGACGAGTTTGCATTTTTCTGGGCGAACCGCCTGCTGGACAATGATCTCAATGCCCCACAGATCGAAATCACCTTTGGCAGGTTCAGCCTGAAGGCGAACCATGAGGCCTGCATTGCCATTACCGGCGGCGATCTGGGCGCCCGTATCAACGATCAGGCCATTGCGCCCTGGCGCACCCATCACATCAATAAGGGCGACAGACTGGACTTCACCGCGCCTGTGAGCGGCTTGCGGGCCTACCTGGCGGTCAGCGGCGGATTCAAGCCAGCCATGAAGCTTGGCAGTTGCGCCACCGTGGCACGCGAGGGCCTGGGCGGCCTGGATGGCAAAGGCGCGAAACTTGCCAAGGGCGATACGCTGGAGTTTGAGAAAAACGCATCGTTTGTTGAAGCATTTCTTCCCGAGCCGGAAGTCCCCGATTATCAACAACACCTGCGCCTGGGGGTTATTCCCGGCTATCAGTATCGGAGCTTCCCCATAGTTCAGCGGGAGAAGTTTTTCTCGTGCGATTACGAAATCAGCCAGAATATTGATCGCATGGGCTATCGCCTGAAGGGCGATGCGATTCATTCGGATCTGGACGGGATTATTTCGGAAGGGATCGCCTACGGAGCTATTCAGGTGCCCAAAGATGGCCAGCCAATCGTTCTGATGAAAGACCGGCAAACCATCGGCGGCTACCCGAAAATCGGCTGCCTGAGCGCCCTGGATGCGGGTCTTCTGGCCCAGCGTGGGCCGGGATCATCGGTGAGCTTCTTCCTCTCGGACGTTGCCGAGGCCGAAGGCCGCCGAATGCTGTTTAACCAGAGACTGAAAACAGGCGCGCCCGGCGTCAGGTAGACCTGACGCCGGGCGCGTTTTGCACCGATTGTCGCCGCTTATTCCGAGGCGGCAATCAGACTGGCGTTACCGCCCGCGGCCGTTGTGTCGACACACAGGTGGCGTTCGATCACAAATCGCTGATCCAGCGTGTGCTCAGTGATCAGCGGTAGCAACGCACCATCACGCTTGGCCA from Marinobacter adhaerens HP15 encodes the following:
- a CDS encoding 5-oxoprolinase subunit C family protein, translating into MSFEVLEPGMLALVQDAGRHGYQHMGVTTGGPMDEFAFFWANRLLDNDLNAPQIEITFGRFSLKANHEACIAITGGDLGARINDQAIAPWRTHHINKGDRLDFTAPVSGLRAYLAVSGGFKPAMKLGSCATVAREGLGGLDGKGAKLAKGDTLEFEKNASFVEAFLPEPEVPDYQQHLRLGVIPGYQYRSFPIVQREKFFSCDYEISQNIDRMGYRLKGDAIHSDLDGIISEGIAYGAIQVPKDGQPIVLMKDRQTIGGYPKIGCLSALDAGLLAQRGPGSSVSFFLSDVAEAEGRRMLFNQRLKTGAPGVR